A portion of the Stigmatella aurantiaca DW4/3-1 genome contains these proteins:
- a CDS encoding mechanosensitive ion channel family protein: MFRRLAVLVLVLPSTPVLALEAEGGPALRQRLPEFLLNRPVWEVELWQALGLGLLLAGSVLVGRMLEGLLLRVSVRAAGLTQSGWDDQLVTAGRGPLRYPVFAVLVASGSRLLGLPVSVQHVVDVGARSIIIIALAWFLMSFVRLAARFVEQKVTSRTATGAEVGRIRGLRTQLVVMRHIIEVTVVLVAGSLLLLQFEAVRNVGVSLLASAGIAGLVIGLAAQKSISTLLAGIQLSITQPIRIGDTVIVENEWGWVEEITLTYVVVKVWDLRRLIVPMTHFLEKPFQNWSKVSPDILGTAELYVDFRTNVAAVRAELQRIVQNESQGLWDGKVHALQVTECTERTMKLRALVSASDASKAFDLRCLVREKLITFLQAQPHGLPLLRAEASHLAPAGEPVLPLGVSASSPGRGAHARPVGSSE; encoded by the coding sequence ATGTTCCGCCGCCTCGCCGTCCTCGTGTTGGTGCTGCCGTCCACGCCCGTGTTGGCGCTCGAGGCGGAAGGAGGGCCCGCACTGCGGCAGCGGCTCCCGGAGTTCCTGCTCAACCGGCCCGTCTGGGAAGTGGAACTGTGGCAAGCGCTGGGGCTGGGGCTGCTCCTGGCGGGCAGCGTGTTGGTGGGGCGCATGCTGGAAGGGTTGTTGCTGCGCGTGAGCGTGCGTGCCGCGGGGCTGACGCAGTCGGGCTGGGATGATCAGCTGGTGACGGCGGGGCGAGGCCCCCTGCGCTATCCCGTGTTCGCGGTCCTGGTGGCTTCGGGCTCGCGCCTGCTGGGCCTGCCTGTCTCGGTCCAGCATGTGGTGGATGTGGGGGCGCGGTCGATCATCATCATCGCCCTGGCGTGGTTCCTGATGAGCTTCGTGCGGCTGGCCGCCCGCTTCGTGGAGCAGAAGGTGACCAGCCGCACGGCGACCGGCGCGGAGGTGGGGCGCATCCGGGGGCTGCGCACGCAGCTGGTGGTCATGCGCCACATCATCGAGGTCACCGTGGTGCTGGTGGCGGGCTCGCTGCTGTTGTTGCAGTTCGAGGCGGTGCGCAACGTGGGGGTGTCGCTGTTGGCCTCGGCGGGCATCGCGGGCCTCGTCATCGGCCTGGCGGCGCAGAAGTCCATCTCCACGCTGCTGGCCGGCATCCAGCTGTCCATCACCCAGCCGATCCGCATCGGCGACACCGTCATCGTGGAGAACGAGTGGGGCTGGGTGGAGGAGATCACCCTCACCTACGTGGTGGTGAAGGTGTGGGACTTGCGGCGGCTGATCGTCCCCATGACCCACTTCCTGGAGAAGCCTTTCCAGAACTGGAGCAAGGTGTCGCCCGACATCCTGGGCACGGCGGAGCTGTATGTGGACTTCCGCACCAACGTGGCGGCGGTGCGCGCGGAACTCCAGCGCATCGTGCAGAACGAGTCCCAGGGGCTCTGGGATGGCAAGGTGCACGCGTTGCAAGTGACGGAGTGCACCGAGCGCACCATGAAGCTGCGGGCCCTGGTCAGCGCCTCGGATGCGAGCAAGGCGTTCGACCTGCGGTGCCTGGTGCGCGAGAAGCTCATCACCTTTCTTCAGGCGCAGCCGCACGGCCTGCCCCTGCTGCGCGCCGAGGCGAGCCACCTGGCACCGGCGGGAGAACCGGTGCTGCCACTGGGGGTGAGCGCTTCCTCGCCCGGACGCGGCGCCCACGCCCGCCCGGTCGGCTCCAGCGAATGA
- a CDS encoding MATE family efflux transporter yields MIAFSLPMLLGSFLQTAYSFVNAIWVGQYLGTSALAAVTVSFPIVFVLFAIGMGLTMATNILVSQSFGARRMDELRKVVDSSTVLIGSLGIVFTVLGELFAPRVLRAMDTPPEILEASTHYLRIFLLSLPLGFGLFLTRSLLQGVGDSKTPLYFQLGSVLFAAALDPVLMFGWLGFPRLGLNGTAWSTVVSQILAFSALILYLRAKKVPVAPSWPRFNHLGPITWKTLRIGLPSAVQQSLVSIGMVFVTGIVNGFGEVATAAFGAASRIDQIAFLPAVTFGMAISTLAGQNIGAGRLDRVREIFIWGCLFSGGITLIITAVTVSIPGALLRIFVTDATVIEPGIAYLRTVGACYLFFALVFVSNGIINGAGHTLTTTVISLISLWVIRVPGAYWLSRRMESVKGVWYAIALSFAVSLAASMAYYVSGRWKRPAGKKPPGPPAPDVTETFGHSTGEA; encoded by the coding sequence ATGATTGCGTTCTCCCTGCCGATGCTCCTGGGCAGCTTCCTCCAGACGGCCTACAGCTTCGTCAATGCCATCTGGGTGGGCCAGTACCTGGGCACCTCCGCGCTCGCCGCGGTGACGGTGAGCTTCCCCATCGTCTTCGTCCTGTTCGCCATCGGCATGGGCCTCACGATGGCGACCAACATCCTGGTGTCTCAGAGCTTCGGCGCGCGGCGCATGGACGAGCTGCGCAAGGTCGTGGACAGCTCCACCGTGCTCATCGGCTCCCTGGGGATCGTCTTCACTGTTCTGGGAGAGCTCTTCGCCCCCCGGGTGCTGCGCGCCATGGACACGCCCCCGGAGATCCTCGAGGCCTCCACCCACTACCTCCGGATCTTCCTGCTCTCGTTGCCCCTGGGCTTTGGCCTCTTCCTGACGCGAAGCCTGCTCCAAGGGGTGGGCGACTCGAAAACACCGCTCTACTTCCAGCTGGGCTCCGTGCTCTTCGCCGCGGCGCTGGATCCCGTGCTGATGTTCGGCTGGCTGGGGTTCCCGCGGCTCGGCCTGAATGGCACCGCGTGGTCCACCGTGGTCTCGCAAATCCTGGCGTTCTCCGCGCTGATCCTCTACCTGCGCGCCAAGAAGGTCCCCGTCGCGCCCTCCTGGCCCCGGTTCAACCACCTGGGCCCCATCACCTGGAAGACGCTGCGCATCGGCCTGCCCTCCGCCGTTCAACAATCGCTCGTCTCCATCGGCATGGTCTTCGTCACCGGCATCGTCAATGGCTTTGGCGAGGTCGCGACGGCCGCGTTCGGGGCCGCCTCGCGCATCGATCAGATCGCCTTCCTGCCCGCCGTGACCTTCGGCATGGCCATCTCCACCCTGGCCGGCCAGAACATCGGGGCCGGCCGCCTGGACCGGGTCCGGGAGATCTTCATCTGGGGCTGCCTGTTCAGCGGCGGCATCACGCTGATCATCACCGCGGTGACCGTGTCGATTCCTGGCGCGCTCCTGAGAATCTTCGTCACGGACGCCACCGTCATCGAGCCGGGCATCGCCTACCTGCGCACCGTCGGCGCCTGCTACCTCTTCTTCGCCCTCGTCTTCGTCAGCAACGGCATCATCAACGGCGCGGGACACACGCTGACCACCACGGTGATTTCCCTCATCAGCCTGTGGGTCATCCGCGTCCCGGGCGCCTATTGGCTGTCGCGGCGCATGGAGAGCGTGAAAGGTGTCTGGTATGCCATTGCGCTCAGCTTCGCCGTGTCGCTGGCCGCCAGCATGGCCTACTACGTGTCGGGCCGGTGGAAGCGCCCGGCCGGGAAAAAGCCGCCCGGCCCCCCGGCACCCGATGTCACCGAGACCTTTGGCCACAGCACCGGAGAGGCCTAG
- a CDS encoding COX15/CtaA family protein → MNVPASSRRFQIFSYAVLAYTLAVVLWGAFVRATGSGAGCGDHWPQCNGVVVPREPTVATLIEYTHRVTSGLALILAGVLCVWGLRAHAKGHPVRGAAVLSLVFMLTEAAVGAGIVLLKYVADNPSIARAYWMALHLINTFLLVGAQALTAWWAGGRSRWVMRGQGLAGALVGVGIAGLLLLGVTGAIAALGDTLFPATSFTEGLQQDMSETAHILLRLRVLHPLLAVGLGALLVGVGNVLARLRPSESVKRSASQLTVLYALQLGAGLTNLVLLAPVWMQLVHLLLADLVWIALLRLSVAALSEDAPRAALRPSPEAIAAPSK, encoded by the coding sequence ATGAACGTCCCCGCCTCGTCCCGCCGCTTCCAGATCTTCAGCTACGCCGTGCTCGCCTACACGTTGGCCGTGGTGTTGTGGGGCGCCTTCGTGCGCGCCACGGGCTCGGGGGCGGGCTGTGGGGACCACTGGCCCCAGTGCAACGGCGTGGTGGTGCCGCGCGAGCCCACCGTGGCCACGCTCATCGAGTACACCCACCGGGTCACCAGCGGGCTGGCGCTGATCCTGGCCGGGGTGCTGTGCGTCTGGGGCCTGCGGGCCCACGCCAAGGGCCACCCGGTGCGCGGCGCGGCCGTGCTGTCGCTCGTCTTCATGCTGACGGAGGCCGCCGTCGGCGCGGGAATCGTCCTCCTGAAATACGTGGCGGACAACCCCTCCATCGCGCGGGCGTATTGGATGGCGCTCCACCTCATCAACACCTTCCTGCTCGTGGGCGCCCAGGCGCTCACGGCGTGGTGGGCCGGGGGACGCTCACGGTGGGTGATGCGCGGCCAGGGGTTGGCCGGAGCGCTGGTGGGCGTGGGCATCGCGGGGCTGCTGCTCCTGGGGGTGACGGGGGCCATCGCCGCGCTGGGGGACACGCTCTTTCCGGCCACGAGTTTCACGGAAGGTTTGCAGCAAGACATGTCCGAGACGGCGCACATCCTGTTGAGGCTGCGCGTGCTGCACCCGCTGCTGGCGGTGGGGCTGGGCGCGCTGCTGGTGGGGGTGGGCAACGTGCTGGCCCGGCTGCGGCCCTCGGAGAGCGTGAAACGCTCGGCCTCGCAGCTGACCGTGCTGTATGCGCTTCAACTGGGCGCGGGGCTCACCAACCTGGTGCTGCTGGCCCCGGTGTGGATGCAGCTCGTCCACCTGCTGCTCGCGGACCTGGTGTGGATCGCCTTGCTGCGGCTGAGCGTGGCGGCGCTCTCGGAGGACGCGCCCCGGGCCGCGCTGCGCCCAAGCCCCGAGGCGATCGCCGCCCCCTCGAAGTAG
- a CDS encoding CHASE domain-containing protein has translation MSLPLPPLLPPRSAPGPARPGQRLAGEATPTPRRFTGLTPAMVLVICLLLTAASTALFSLTTRAGDRTRFENITRTVQERIASHLNADEALLRGTAGLFSASEHVTHEEFRIYVERLDLKRYGPGIHEIGFSQRIPAARKDLAVATQRDLGFSTFRLWPDTPPRDEYHAITYLEPAGIRSPEAMGFDMFTEPIRRAAMERAWQTGAPALSGKVMLGQEAAASGQEGFVMYVPVYEGHSLPETAQKRWQLLEGFVYSPFSATPLFSGLFTPLLQTRITFRLYDGQEPKPEALLYDSSASLEKTHARPVFTSSSQLEVAGRPWTLVFFSQPDFEQSLMATWVPSVGGIGTLMSLLVFAFARSQQNARKRAEDNEAERAWLLSRERLARAETEAQRTHLQDIFMQAPAIIAILGGPQHVFEFANTACQKVLGHRELLGKPIHEAVPDLKQHGPALLDKAYHTGKALSGREVCLPLRYTLGGRIEERYWDFFFQPRRMPDGAVDGMMVFAFEVTDQLQARQEVELSREEARRSAAQLQAITDTLPALVAYLDLAERYRFANRAYESWFGVKPEEVLGKTAAEFVGPEAYEGVKEKLQQALSGETIRYEVELQVRGGRKIYMQSNYLPDRDAQGHVRGIVVLAHDLTERRKEEEIVRNAVRLRDEFLSVASHELKTPLTPLSLKLQALARAVEHEPETPFTQKVRSHVEAGRKQLNRLSVLIGDLLDVSRISSGQMRLRWEPVDFAVLVREVVARLEPEALRAESPLNVEAPGSLMGSTDRLRFEQVVENLLTNAIKYGAGKSIQLVLKEEAGGVVLRVKDHGIGIAPEHQARIFERFERAVSERNYGGLGLGLYITRTIVELLGGTIRVQSEPGQGAAFTVDLPREPPSGTAPLS, from the coding sequence GTGTCCCTGCCTTTACCGCCACTGCTCCCGCCCCGTTCTGCCCCAGGGCCCGCCCGCCCCGGGCAGCGGCTCGCGGGCGAGGCCACGCCCACACCCCGGCGCTTCACCGGGCTGACCCCAGCCATGGTGCTGGTCATCTGCCTGCTGCTGACGGCCGCCTCCACGGCGCTCTTCTCGCTGACGACCCGAGCAGGAGATCGCACCCGGTTCGAGAACATCACCCGGACGGTCCAGGAGCGGATCGCCTCCCACCTCAACGCGGACGAGGCCCTGCTGCGAGGGACCGCGGGCTTGTTCTCCGCCAGTGAGCACGTCACCCACGAGGAGTTCCGCATCTATGTCGAGCGGCTGGACCTGAAGCGGTACGGCCCCGGCATTCACGAGATCGGCTTCAGCCAGCGCATCCCCGCGGCGCGAAAGGACCTCGCCGTGGCCACCCAGAGAGACCTGGGCTTCTCCACCTTCCGCCTCTGGCCGGACACGCCGCCCCGCGACGAGTACCACGCCATCACCTACCTGGAGCCCGCGGGCATTCGCTCCCCGGAGGCGATGGGGTTCGACATGTTCACCGAGCCCATCCGGCGGGCCGCGATGGAGCGGGCCTGGCAGACGGGGGCCCCGGCCCTCTCGGGCAAGGTCATGCTCGGACAGGAAGCAGCGGCCAGCGGCCAGGAGGGCTTCGTGATGTACGTCCCCGTGTACGAGGGGCATTCGCTTCCGGAGACCGCGCAGAAGCGCTGGCAGTTGCTGGAAGGGTTCGTCTACAGCCCTTTCTCCGCCACCCCCCTGTTCTCGGGGCTGTTCACCCCGCTCCTCCAGACCCGTATCACCTTCCGCCTCTACGACGGGCAGGAGCCGAAACCCGAGGCCTTGCTGTATGACTCGAGCGCCTCCTTGGAGAAGACCCATGCCCGGCCGGTCTTCACCTCCTCCTCCCAGCTCGAGGTGGCGGGCCGCCCCTGGACCCTCGTCTTCTTCTCCCAGCCTGACTTCGAGCAGTCGCTGATGGCCACCTGGGTCCCCAGCGTGGGAGGAATTGGAACGCTGATGAGCCTGCTGGTGTTCGCCTTCGCGCGCTCTCAGCAGAATGCCCGGAAGCGCGCGGAGGACAACGAGGCGGAGCGAGCCTGGCTGCTGTCGCGCGAGCGGCTGGCGCGGGCCGAGACCGAGGCCCAGCGCACCCACTTGCAGGACATCTTCATGCAGGCCCCGGCGATCATCGCCATCCTGGGCGGGCCTCAACACGTTTTTGAGTTCGCCAACACCGCCTGCCAGAAGGTGCTGGGCCACCGCGAGCTGCTGGGCAAGCCGATCCACGAGGCGGTGCCAGACCTGAAACAGCACGGCCCGGCCCTCCTCGACAAGGCGTACCACACGGGCAAAGCCCTCTCCGGCCGAGAGGTGTGCCTGCCCTTGCGCTACACGCTGGGGGGACGCATCGAGGAGCGGTACTGGGACTTCTTCTTCCAGCCCCGCCGCATGCCGGACGGCGCGGTGGATGGAATGATGGTGTTCGCCTTCGAGGTGACCGACCAGCTCCAGGCCCGCCAGGAGGTGGAGCTCAGCCGAGAGGAGGCCCGGCGCAGCGCCGCCCAGCTCCAGGCCATCACCGACACGCTGCCCGCGCTCGTGGCCTACCTGGATCTGGCGGAGCGCTACCGCTTCGCGAACCGGGCCTATGAGAGCTGGTTCGGGGTGAAGCCCGAGGAGGTCCTGGGCAAGACGGCGGCGGAGTTCGTCGGACCGGAGGCCTACGAGGGGGTGAAGGAGAAGCTCCAGCAAGCCCTCTCGGGCGAGACCATCCGGTATGAGGTGGAGTTGCAGGTCCGGGGCGGCCGGAAGATCTACATGCAGTCCAACTACCTGCCGGACCGGGATGCCCAGGGCCACGTGCGGGGCATCGTGGTGCTCGCCCATGACCTCACGGAGCGAAGGAAAGAGGAGGAGATTGTCCGCAACGCCGTGCGCCTGCGCGACGAATTCCTATCGGTCGCCAGCCACGAACTGAAGACCCCGCTCACACCGCTGAGCCTGAAGCTCCAGGCGCTCGCCCGTGCGGTGGAGCACGAGCCCGAGACGCCGTTCACCCAGAAGGTCCGCTCGCACGTGGAGGCAGGGCGCAAGCAGCTCAACCGGCTGTCGGTCCTCATCGGGGACTTGCTGGATGTGTCGCGGATCAGCTCTGGCCAGATGCGGCTGCGCTGGGAGCCCGTGGACTTCGCGGTGCTGGTCCGGGAGGTGGTGGCGCGGCTGGAGCCCGAGGCTCTCCGGGCCGAGTCTCCCCTGAACGTCGAGGCGCCTGGGAGCCTCATGGGGAGCACGGACCGGCTGCGCTTCGAGCAGGTGGTGGAAAACCTGCTGACGAACGCCATCAAGTACGGCGCGGGCAAATCCATCCAGCTCGTGCTGAAAGAGGAGGCGGGAGGGGTGGTGCTCCGGGTGAAAGACCACGGCATCGGCATCGCGCCCGAGCACCAGGCGCGCATCTTCGAGCGGTTCGAGCGCGCCGTTTCGGAGCGCAACTACGGTGGCCTGGGTCTGGGGCTCTACATCACCCGCACCATCGTGGAGTTGCTGGGCGGCACCATCCGCGTGCAGAGCGAGCCCGGTCAGGGCGCGGCCTTCACCGTGGACCTGCCCCGCGAGCCGCCCTCGGGCACGGCCCCCCTCAGCTGA
- a CDS encoding serine/threonine-protein kinase codes for MQEGDDDAGGLSYLGNPEAQTQLAVRAPTGTLLQGQVTPHPPVTPGARGPMPGQVIAGRYRVERWLGAGGTSTVHAATDLRTGAQVALKLLMASVDDTELVTRFRKEVDHVRVLEHPNIARVLDVGLDGQRHFLVVELLEGMDLKRLIASRRPSLAEALRWLTHATCALEHAHAHGVLHRDVKSPNLFITPTGILKLMDFGLAKSAHVDSSTTQGTVMGTPEYMAPEQVMGTPPASAATDLYSLGVVAYELVTGQLPFRHPQPVPLMFLQVQQAPAPPRTLCPHLPEAFERVILTLLAKPPQARFPSASALRGALKDLWPWVLSTAAQGRSVPAGSGAP; via the coding sequence GTGCAGGAGGGTGATGATGATGCGGGAGGCCTGAGCTACCTGGGAAACCCCGAGGCCCAGACCCAATTGGCGGTCCGGGCTCCGACGGGGACGCTCCTTCAGGGGCAGGTGACCCCCCATCCCCCGGTGACGCCGGGGGCGCGGGGCCCGATGCCCGGGCAGGTGATCGCGGGGCGCTACCGCGTGGAGCGGTGGCTGGGGGCGGGAGGGACCTCGACGGTGCATGCGGCCACGGACCTGCGGACCGGCGCGCAGGTGGCGCTCAAGCTGCTGATGGCCTCCGTCGATGACACGGAGTTGGTGACGCGCTTCCGGAAGGAAGTGGACCATGTGCGTGTCCTGGAGCATCCGAACATCGCCCGAGTCCTCGACGTGGGGCTGGATGGGCAGCGGCACTTCCTCGTGGTGGAACTGCTCGAGGGGATGGACCTGAAGCGGCTGATTGCGTCGCGGCGCCCCAGCCTCGCCGAGGCCCTGCGCTGGCTCACCCACGCCACGTGTGCCCTGGAGCATGCGCATGCGCACGGGGTGCTGCACCGGGACGTGAAGTCGCCCAACCTCTTCATCACCCCGACGGGGATCCTCAAGCTGATGGACTTCGGGCTCGCCAAGAGCGCCCATGTGGACAGCAGCACGACCCAGGGCACGGTGATGGGCACGCCCGAGTACATGGCCCCGGAGCAAGTGATGGGCACGCCTCCAGCCTCGGCGGCCACCGACCTGTATTCGCTGGGGGTGGTGGCCTACGAACTGGTCACCGGTCAGCTTCCCTTCCGCCATCCCCAGCCCGTGCCGCTCATGTTTCTCCAGGTGCAACAGGCACCCGCGCCGCCGCGCACCCTCTGTCCGCACCTGCCCGAGGCTTTCGAGCGCGTCATCCTCACGCTGCTGGCCAAGCCGCCCCAGGCCCGCTTCCCGAGTGCCTCGGCCCTGCGCGGGGCGTTGAAGGACCTGTGGCCGTGGGTCCTGTCCACCGCCGCTCAGGGCCGCTCCGTGCCCGCCGGATCCGGTGCTCCCTGA
- the infC gene encoding translation initiation factor IF-3, whose amino-acid sequence MIREQRSSRGGSRDQRTNRRIRAREVRVVGADGGQLGVMPIEAALERARTEGLDLVEISPMASPPVCKLMDYGKFKYEEKKKAAESKRAQVVIQLKEVKLRPKTEEHDYEFKVRNMRRFLEEGNKAKVVIQFRGREITHREQGTVILNDVAQDLKDVGVVEQPPRMEGRLMFMILAPTAKVAQRARELVKQAAVTAKRAQAAGKPAAESAPVAAPQDEQPAAP is encoded by the coding sequence ATCATTCGCGAACAGAGAAGCAGCCGCGGCGGGAGCCGTGACCAGAGAACCAACCGCCGTATCCGTGCCCGCGAGGTCCGCGTGGTGGGAGCCGATGGCGGGCAGCTCGGCGTCATGCCCATTGAGGCCGCACTGGAACGGGCCCGGACCGAAGGGCTCGATCTGGTCGAGATCAGCCCCATGGCCAGCCCGCCGGTCTGCAAGCTCATGGACTATGGCAAGTTCAAGTACGAGGAGAAGAAGAAGGCCGCGGAATCGAAGCGTGCGCAGGTCGTCATTCAGCTCAAGGAAGTGAAGCTCCGGCCGAAGACGGAAGAGCACGACTACGAGTTCAAGGTCCGCAACATGCGCCGGTTCCTGGAAGAAGGGAACAAGGCGAAAGTCGTCATCCAGTTCCGGGGCCGGGAAATCACCCACCGTGAGCAGGGCACCGTCATCCTGAACGACGTGGCGCAGGACCTGAAGGACGTGGGGGTGGTGGAGCAGCCTCCTCGGATGGAAGGGCGCCTGATGTTCATGATCCTCGCGCCCACCGCCAAGGTGGCTCAGCGGGCCCGCGAGCTGGTGAAGCAGGCCGCCGTGACCGCCAAGCGTGCCCAGGCGGCGGGCAAGCCAGCGGCCGAAAGCGCCCCTGTGGCCGCGCCGCAGGACGAGCAGCCCGCCGCTCCCTGA
- a CDS encoding OsmC family protein — protein MALDRVETQVERDDSRERQGTYVLHAKLAFHGDLPPQDTQKLHDAVARCPIHQLMTSATIDVVTAPLDPSEAGTAGSPGARRPLFQEA, from the coding sequence ATGGCCTTGGACCGCGTCGAGACGCAGGTGGAGCGCGACGACTCGCGCGAGCGGCAAGGCACCTACGTCCTGCACGCGAAGCTCGCCTTCCACGGGGACCTGCCCCCCCAGGACACGCAGAAGCTGCACGACGCGGTCGCGCGGTGCCCCATCCACCAGTTGATGACCTCGGCGACCATCGACGTGGTGACGGCCCCGCTCGACCCCAGCGAGGCTGGGACGGCTGGGTCACCGGGCGCGAGGAGACCCTTGTTCCAGGAAGCTTGA